In Candidatus Woesearchaeota archaeon, the genomic stretch CTACTCTGTTTTAGAAGTTGATACAGATATCCACTGGTGCCTTGTCGTCAATAATTCAGCAGGAGCTCCTCTCGCTTCGGCGTCGCATTCCGATAAAGAAGTGACAAACACCAATGCAAACAGAGCAAATTTCACAATACTAAATTCCGAGTCACAGGGAGACGACGCTGTCTTTGACGATGTAAACATAACGTTCTTCAGCAGCAGAGGAAATTACAAAATCTTTGACAGAAATTTCAGTACAACAGATGGAGGAGAGAATAGAGTCTTGACATTGAATGAAGGATATAATGTCTTGTTTAGACATCCGGGAAGACAGGAACAACTCAATATTACCGGTTTGAACATTACAGCGGGAAACAAATCACTCCCATTTAATTTGTTGATTAATTACAGCGGCGTTCTTCCCGTGCGATTTACTAATCTGACAGACATTATTGCCTTCAATAATTCAGGATTCACATTCACCAGCGCGAACATAACGTTGCAAAAATCAAATCTCAGTGTAAACAAGATTGTGCATTGCACGAATTGGAACTTCAGCGCAGGCGCATGCATTGGATTATGGGAAATTAATCAGACAAGCGCTTACGCGAATTTTGGAGAGAACGCAACGCACATGTGGTTCCAAGTATCAGGATTCACTGCGTACGCTGGAGGAAATGGATCAAACGTGAATCTCACGATTTATGATCAGACAGATGTAGAAGGTGGTTCAGTCGAGGCGCAGACAGGAAATAATATTAATTTTACCGCGAATTATACAAGAGCGGTGGATAATGTGACTATTACAGGAGCAAGCTGTAATATTTCGTTTAGCACAGCGCCGCTTGAACCTTCCGCGATGACGTTTGATAATACGAAACAAATCTACAATTTCACAAGAACCTTTAACACGACTGGAAACTTCACCTGGAACGCGACCTGTGGTGCAGCATCTTTCGACACGCTGACCGCGGTGGACACAATTGAAGTCTCAGACACCACCGCGCCAACAGTGAGCGCGATTAGTCCGACAAGTATTACGTCAGCACAGCAGTACACATTTAGCGCGACAGTGACAGATGGAAGCAGTCCATTAACCTGCAATTTGTTTATTAACAATGCGAATGACGGAGCGATGACAGTCTCAGGAACAACAGCAAGCAGAGTTGCGAGTTTCAATGTTTCTTCACAACAAAAGATTCTGTTCTACGCGAATTGCACAGATCCTTCTGGAAATAACGGATTTAACATCACAAATGTGAGTGTTGCTCCTCAGGAATTGGGTGGCGGAAATCCTGGTGGAGGGGCTCGTGCAGGAGGAGAATCAAGTGCAGCGACTGCGGATGGTCTTGAAGGAGGCACAACATATCTCAATCTTGGAAAAGGAGATATTATTTCAATAAAAGAGAAAAATGTTGATAGTTCTGTCAAAGTTCTGGCAGTCTATCCAAATTCTGTCCGTATGGATGTAGGTGGAGTGTATAATGTTGTTCTGCTGGAAGGATTATTTAGAAGATATGATCTGAACAACAATGGAATTTTGGAAACAACCATTTATGTGGATGATGTAGTCTCGTATTCAAAAGTAGCAATTAGTATTTTGGTGGAGGAAGATGGTGGAACAACGGCGCGGTCTTCACAGTTCTTTGATGTGCTTGGAACGATTTGGCAGCGCGTTGTTGGCGAGCAGGAACCTGCTGTTGAAATAACAGAAAAAACAGGAGAAGAGCAGGAAGAGCTTTCTCCTGCTGAAGAACTACAACAAGTGGAACAGTCAAAAGAAAGTTATACAAAGAGAGTATTGAATTTCATGGTTGAGTTTGGCGAGTATGTCAAGAGCAAAGGAGGTATGACAGGGAGTGTTGTAGCAGCGCAAGGAGAAAATCTTCAAGGAATTATAAGTAGTCCTGCGCAAAAAGCAGTGCTTGTTTCCATCCTTACACTTGGAGTGCTTGTTCCTGCAATTACTGGTTCGTATGTGTATAGAAAGAAGTATAGCAAGAGAAAAAATAAACTTGCAGAAGAGCTTGAAGAAGAGATGAAGTATAAAGGACTTTAAGAAAATCTACCAACCATTAAATTCAACAGGTGCTGTTTCTTTTTTGTCCCATGGAGAGGGAAGAGGATTTGCCTTCCAAAGTTGCGTATCATAAGAATTCTCATCTCTTGGCTCAGGTTTTATAATAACTGTTGCAGTGAGGTACGCATGAGTGGCTGGTGCTTGGTATGATCCATCTGTTGGTAAATACTGAACAAATCCTTGAAAAATAGAGTCTCTTGGGTATTGTTCCTGGAGTTTTTCCGATGGTATAATGCGAAGCGTGACACGGTAAAAATCGCTTGCAGGAAGAGGGAAAGGAAGCGTGTATGTATAATCTTGCGAAGCTGTAGTTCTCTTTTCCTCTGCTTTAACAGAATTAGTGCGCTTCAGTTCTGGATAGGTAGAGTCGTTTGAATATGGTTGAACAAACGCTGCAAGAAGTGCTTGATAAGAAGGATCTTGAAGAATTGCATCATGAGGATATGCTGCGTTACTGATAATTGTTCCAAGACTGTTCTGGACTTCTACGTGAAGCGTCGAGAGAGTGGGTACATCATAAACAGAAACAGCAAGTTCAAGAGAATCATGGGCATTGTAGATCTTGACATCATGATGGCTGAGATTATAGCGAGTGGCGGATCTATCTGCATACAAATCATAATCAGCTGCTAAACACCAGTGAATCTGCGTTGTCTTTGTGAGTGTATTATATAATTCACAAGCGTGTGCTGGGCTCAACATCTGGTCTGCTATGAAAGCCAATTCCTCTTGGACATCTTCAGGAAGTGACGGATATTTTTGATTTTTAAGAGGAATAAGTTCTACAGAACCAGGAAAAAAACTTGCTAATTCAGTAGGGGTGCGTTGAGATCTAAATTCTTCAGCATAAACGCTGTAAGAAGATACTAATGCTGTACTGGCAAAAATAAATGCTTTGTATGTTTGTACCATATTACCACTAAGAAATAGTTAATAATTTATAAAAGTTATGGCGTATCTGGCAAGTGCTTTGTGGTGCGTCAGAGAGATAATCTGCGTACTATTTCGTTCTTTTGCTTCCGCCTGTTTTGTACGGACTAAACTGTCCTTTTGCTTTTTGTGATGTTTTGTGTTCTGGATAAATTTCGTAAAGAGCAGATTCGTCATAGCCGCATTTTTCACAAATAAGAATATTAATGTCCATATATAATTGAGTTTTTGTTTTTGCAGATCCACATTTCGGGCAATGTTTTGTCATTTTGTTTCTTTCTTCTCTTATCAGTATTGCTAAGTAACGCAGTCTTAGTTTTTTAGTGCTGCTGAGTGTAACGAAGCGCACCTCGCTTCCAATTGGCGAAAGAATTGTCGCCAAGCACTGCACATACACTCTTTAGCTATTATTTATTTAATTTATCAAATATTTCAAAATGGATTGAAGAGTGTATTGACTTTGCGAATATTTGGCTTTGTTTGCGATTCTTTCCTATCGTATGAACGTAATAATAGTGTTATAATTCTTTTTATTTCTATTCAATTTATACCCTCTTGCAGCATCCTGCATCCCTTTTTTGTCCACATGAATTCCTTTCTTTTCTAATAACAATGTAATTCTTGTTGCAGTGATAAATTGCACCACTTGCGTGATGTTCTTTGGATCTTCTGTATGTCTGCAGCGTTCAAAGTCAATCATGATAGGAATTCCTTTTCTGATAATGATATGTTTGTCGGGGTGATTCATTTCATATTTATTGATGCCCAAAGAATCAAGAAGATACATTTGTTGTAAAAGTTTTTTGATCATAGAAAGAATGTCTTTTTTCTGATGTGTTTGAATAAATTCCTCAAATAAATATCCTTCAATAAGTTCCATCACAAGAAACGTCTCTGTTGCAAAGAAAAGTGTTGGTCCAATGTGATGCGGATTCAGTTTTTTCAACCATGTTGCTTCAAATTGCACAGTGGAAAGTGTTATTGCGTCAGGTCGTTGTATTTTCACCACCACTGCTTTTCGTTTATACACTCCTTTATACACCAACCCTCGTTTTCCTTTTGCGAAATAATGAACATCTGTTATTTTATGTTTTTCAAGTTCTTTGAGAAGCGCTGATTTTGTGATCGCATACACATATAATGTTTCAAAGGAAATGTGTTGCTGATCAATTTCTTTTGCTTCGAAAAGATTCTTTTTAATAATCTCATCAATAATATGCTTTTTAGAAAACGAGCTGAAAAGAAGAAGAACTGTTCCATCAGGAGCAAGATAGTTGTTCACCGCAGCAAGAAATCGTTCAATAAGTTCATATCCTTTTTTTCCTGCGTCTAAGGTTATGTCTGGAGCTCGTGGATTGGTCGGAAGATACGGCGGATTGAAGATGATGCAATCAAATTTATCTGCTTTTATGTTCGAGAAAAGATCACCTTGTTTAAACGTTATTTTCTCCTTTTTAATAATTTTTTTGCAGTGATCAATCACTCCTTTCTGAACATCTACCGCAAGAACTGTTTGGACGTTTGCACACTGTGCTGCTGTTTCTGCGAGAATCCCAGAACCAGTTCCTATCTCCAGGACGGTTCCTTTTGCGTATTCCTTAATGTGCTTTTGGATGAGAAAGCTGTCTTCTGCAGGTTCGTATAGAATGAAGGTTTCTTTTGTTCTCATGTTCCGCGCTAAAATCTGGTGTCCATTTCTCCAAAGTATTCCTTAATTCTGGTCACAATCGTTGGAAGCAGGAACTGCGAAAACTTTTCATCGTAATGTGTGGAGAGTGTTCCAAATTCAATGATGCGGTAGCTGCTTTTCACTTTTTCTACAAGCAATAACTCACGCAATCGTTTGATCTGTCTGCGCACGTTGGATGGCGCAATCCCCAACTGCGCTAAATTATACTTCTTTCGTATGCCAATAACTTTTTCATTAATCTCTTCTGAGCTGAGCATTGTTTTTTCCTTTTTCGCGAGGAGCATTGCCATAAGAACATCGACAACAACGTCTCTGCTGTCTCCAGGCTGTAAGAGTCCAACACCTAAGCAGAATTTGCGAACAAGTTCTCGATCTTCGAGACCAAGGGGTTTCTCGTATCTTCTCAGGGTGACTTCCATTAATGGGGTATCTCGTGTTTTAGTTGGTTTTTTTGCTGTTTCTGCCATTTTGACACAACCGAATACCATCAGGGTATTCTCTGGAGGGGTGGTATGAGCGTTGTGCTCAAGAACCACTGAGTCTTTAGTTCATGCCACCAGTCTTTATTAACCAGTAGTTCTTGACAACCTCAAATGATTTTTGCTTAAATGTTATAATCATATCTTAAACAGAACTTCTATATATACTTCACGCTCGCATGTCCAGTGGAGGAAGTGGATTCACTTTACTGAGAATAAAAGCACTGGACAAGGGGATTTGGGGAGTGGGAAAGGTGGAGTTTCAGTCTAAACCTATTTATATCTGGACTTTTATCTATATTTTTATGAAATATTTGGATTTAACAATGCCAATTGATGAGAAAACACCAACTTTTCCAGGTGATCCACCAATAAAAATCAAACGTGAGAATGTGAAAGAACACACATACGGAAAAACATTTCTAGAAATACATACGCATGTATCAACTCATATAGATGCTCCTTCTCACATGATTGAAAATGGAAAAACGTTAAGCGATTTTTCAATAAACAAGTTTATTGGGGAAGCAATTGTCATTGATGTCAGAGGGCAGAAAAACATTGAGTCTGACTTATCAAAAGTGAAGAAGCATGATATTGTCTTTTTTCTGACGTCACATGCAGATAAAGCGTGTGCTTCGGATTATTTTGAAAACAATCCTGTAATAACAGAGAAAACTGCTCAGCAATTAGTTGAAAAAGGCATAAGTATCGTTGGTTTAGATTCTTTTACTCCTGATAATGAACCATATGATGTTCACAAAATATTTCTTAAAAGAGATATTCTCATAGTTGAGAACCTCAGTCATTTAGAGAAATTATCAGGGCAACGATTTACCTGTTTTATCCTGCCTATGAAAATAACTGATGCAGATGGCGCACCTTGTCGAGTAGTTGCTGCAGTCAATTAATGTGGGTACGTACATTCATTTCAACCCAAGCTTATCCAACAGCTTGAATGCTTCTTTGTCAAATCTTGAGAAAGCAAACCATTTTTTGCCCAAGTCTTTTAATGATGCTCCAAAATGGTACACTTCTTTATTGTCAATTATCAGAAATCTGTCGTGTGACTGCGTAAATTCTTTCACTTCAACAAACGGATATTGTAAATTATATTTAGCCAAGTCAAGGGATAATTGTTTAGGAATCTCTTTAGTGAAGATAGTAACTGCTACATTTTTATTTCTCTTGCTAAACAGCGTCAAGACAGAATCATCAATATAATTGTCAATGAGAACTATGGAGATATGAGCATTTCTCATGATGTCTGAAACAAATTTGTATGAATCAAATATCTGTCCATCAAAAAATATGCCTTTCTCTGGCTTTATGTCTCTGCTTTGGAGGGCATCGAATATATCATCAAATTTTTTATCATGTTCAATCTGTTTTGTCTCAACAACATCCAATCTATGAAATATCTGTGCGTTTGAAGAGATAAATCTTCTCATAGCGACAAATGTACTCATTATTTGAATGCTCACTTTTATTGCAGTTCCACTTCTTAAGACCCCTGAAAGCATAGCTACACCCTGCTCTGTAAAAGCATAAGGTAAATATCTCCTTCCACCATATTCTAATCTTGAGGTGCCAAATTGGAACCTTAAATCTTTTGTGTTTGAGGTCACAACTTGTGACTTCAAGGTATCAAATTCCTTTAGTGAGATTTGAAACATAAAATCATTAGGAAATCGCTCGCTATTCCTTTTTACAGCTCTATTAATCTGTTTTGTCTCTACATTATAAAGCACTGCAAGATCTGCATCAAGCATCACTTGCATACCTCTTAGGGTGTAAATTTTATTCTTTATTTTATCTGTGCTTGATAATGCTAGATTGATTTCTTTAGCCATGAAATGAGACTCTTTTCAGATTTTATATATCTCACACTGGCGTGTCTAGTGGGGGAAGTGGATTCACTTTACTGAGAATAAGAGCACTGGACAGCGTGGTTTGTCTTGTGCTATCTTCTAAATCGTGATCCCTGTTGAGATCTAGATCTTCTTGAACGCCCTCGTTGCTGTTGTGGAGGAGGGCGAGCAATTACTCCAGAAGCATTTTGGGCGTGATCGGAATGATAAGGATGAGGCATCACTTCAACTTTCAAACGGATTAACCGTTCAATATCGCGAAGATAATCTCTCTCGTCAGCAGCGCAAAAAGAATACGCTGTTCCGCCAGCCCCTGCCCGTGCGGTTCTCCCAATTCGGTGCACATAATTTTCAGGTCCGTTAGGAAGTTCAAAATTAATAACGTGAGAAATATCATCAATATCAATCCCGCGGGCAGCAATGTCCGTCGCAACCAGAACTTTAGTTCTGCCTGATTTAAAATTCGCGAGCGCGAGTGTTCGGGCGCCTTGTGATTTATTGCCATGAATCGCGAATGTTTCGATGTTATGGCTGCAAAGATACGCAGCGACTTTATTTGCGCGATGCTTTGTACGGGTAAACACTAAGACACGAGTAAGGTGTTTTTGCAGCAAGAGTTCTAAAAGGAGTTTTTCTTTCACTGTGGTGTCCACAAAAAAAACGCATTGTTTGATGCGTTCAGCAGTGGTTGCTTGTGGCGCAACTTCAACACGAACTGGATTCGTGAGCAGTTGATGCGCAAGCTGCGTTACTTGCGGGGACATAGTCGCGGAGAAAAAAAGTGATTGTCGTCTAGGAGGTAACTTTGCGATAATTTTTTTGATATCATGAATAAATCCCATATCAAGCATTCGATCCGCTTCATCGAGAACGAAGAACTCAATGTCTTTTAAGCTTACTTCACATTGATTCATTAAATCAAGCAGTCGTCCTGGTGTTGCGACAATAATATCAACGCCTCGGGAGATTGCATTGACTTGTGGTCCTTGACCAACCCCGCCAAAAATAACAGTATGTTTGAATCTAAGAAATTGACCATACGCAGTAAAACTCTCCCCTATCTGCGCGGCAAGTTCTCGTGTTGGTGCAAGAACCAGTACACGAACCACTCGCGGATATTTTTCAGTCATGCGCTGAAGAATAGGGAGGACAAACGCGGCAGTTTTACCTGTTCCTGTTTGAGCGATGCCAATGAGATCTTTGCCTGCGAGAAGGTCAGGAATAGATTTCAATTGAATAGGAGTAGGCGTTGTATATCCTTGCTTTGCAAGCGCTTTTTGAAGCGGTTCGATGAGATGCAGTTGTTGGAATGTCATTGTTAGAGATAATTATTTTATATAAAACAGAGGGGTGTTTTTAAACGTATTGGTTGGTCAGGTTATTTTCAAGAAGAAGAGAATAAAAGCAAGGATTTCTTATTTCTCCAATCGCTTCACTTTTTCTGGAGTTTCCAGATAATTGTCAGAACTCACTATTGATTTTCCAATTCTTTTTTCAATATCTTTGCGCGTTGCTCCTGCAACATCGCCGCCATCTTTCGCGTCTTTCTTTAAAGCAGGTAATTTCTCAGAATCTCTTTCTTTAGTTAATCTTGTTGTTGTTGCTTCTCCGAGCATCGTGAGAATAAGTTCCATGTCATCCATGTGATCACGCAGATTTTGTTTGCTGAGATTTTTGTGCTCTTTGTATTCTTCCACTGTTTTTCCAAATGTTGCTTTGGAGATTTCATTGGTCAGTATTGCAAAGTCTTTGTTTTCCTGTGCTCCTCGTGCTTTCCATTCATCAGTGAGTTCTTGTCGTACAGCGATTCCTCGTGTTCGCTTTTCAATCCATTCATCAGAGTATCCTTTGAGTCTGTATACATCCTTCATTCGTTCCATCGAGAGTTCAGGATTTTCAATCTCCTGCACACGTTCATATCCCACTTTCGCGAGCCATTGTTTGAACGGTTCAGCTTTCGGAGAAGGAATGGATTGGATGATGCGGAAGATGCCTTCTGTGCTTGCACAGTTTATATTTTGTACACCCCCTGCTGTGGGAAATGAGAGGGGGGTGGCAATTTGCCCCCACCCTTGAGAGAGAATCTCATCACGTCTGCGCATATCTTTAATGTACCCTTTAGGGTCTTTAGAATCAGTAAGAACTGAAATAACATCCTCTATCACAAACCACCATTTGGCATTATACCATGCTCTTCTGATCTGTTTATTCTCAAATAGCACAAGAGACTTTTGTTCCATACAAAAGGTGTTAACTTCATTCTTTATATATCTCACGCTGACGTGTCCAGTGTGAGGAGTGCACTGCATTTACTGAGAATAAAAGCACTGGACAGAGTGGTTTGTCTTGTGATAGTTCTTTGGTTTGTTTTGAATTAATCTTTTTGTTCTAATAATTTTTTAGTGACTTTGTCAAAATCAGATTCGAACAAATTATCTTGAACTATTCGATACTTTTCAAATTCGCTTTCTGCATGCTGTTTTGCAATCTCTGCGGTTATTTCACCTGCGGATTTTAATATTTCTCTTTCATCAAATTCTAAGAACAAATCAAGTCTTTTTGACCAATCTTCCATGGTCATAGGTATTTTTCTTTTTGCCCTTTCTTCTGCTAAATCAAGGTATGCACTGACTATTCTTCCTAAAGATTCTAATTCTTTTTTTGTTAAGTAATTTTTTGCAATGGATACGTCGGTCTTGAGTATTCTACCCTTAGGAGAATTTCTCCATGATGTTAAACCCATATAATCTTTCTTGCTATCTGCTCTTTTCACAATTAATTCTGGCGCAGTATGTTTGTGTATTGCATAATGGAGTTTATTTTGAACTTTAGCGAAGAATTCTCTAGTTGTTTCTGCGTTTTTATTATAATCTAAGCTTGTTGCATAAAGATCAGTTATTTTTTGGTAGAAATTTCGTTCACTTAATCGTATTTCCCTAATTTCAGCTAAAAGTTCATCAAAGTAATTCTTATTTAAATAATTTCCATTTTCTAGTCTTTTTTTGTCTAAAACATATCCTTTGATTGCAAATTCTTTAATAATTCTTGTTGCCCAAATCCTAAACTGAGTGGCTCTCTGTGAATTTACCCGATATCCAAGAGAAATGATTGCATCTAAGTTGTAAAAATCTACCTCTCTTTGCACACTTCTATTCGCTTCATTTTGAACTATTCTGAATTTCCTAATAGTTGATTTTTCGTTTAATTCTTTAGATTCATATATATTTTTAAGGTGTTCATTTATTGTGGGAACAGTAACATCAAACAGCTTTGCCATCATTTTCTGTGATAACCAAAGAGTCTCCTCCGCATACTTTACTTCAATAGAATCTTCTCCTGACTGTGCAGTAAATATAAGGAATTCAGCAGTGCTGTTTCTTATAGCAAGATCTTTAGTCATTTTAATGGTCTCCAGAGGATTTTCATCAGCCATACAAAAGGTGTTAACTTCCTTCTTTATATATCTCACGCTGGCGTGTCGAGTGGGGGTTGTGGATTGTATTTTCTGAGAATAAGAACACTGGACAGAGTGGTTTGGGGAGTGTGAGGAAGGGGAGGGGCGCTGGACAAAGTGTGTTTTTGTTGTCATTATTTTTTTGTTTCCTAAAAATACCTTTATCATAAAATACACGCACCAACTGCATGAACGCAGTGGGGACCCAAAGCACCACGTTAAAAAAAGAAATGGTGCTTTGGGGTATTATTAAGAAATAATTTTATCAAAGTGAATAATAAAAGTAATAAAGAAAATAAACAAAAACCTACTTCTTCTTCTTTTTCGTCTTCTTAATCTCTTTCTCAAGATCAAGTTCATCGAGTAATTCCTTATATCGATTACGAATAGTAACTTCTGTCACGCCAGCAACATCAGCAACTTCCCGCTGTGTTCGTTTCTCACCGTGAACAAGAGCGCTCACATAAAGCGCGGCAGCTGCGATTCCTGTTGGTCCTCGTCCAGAAGTTAATTCACACTTCTGTGCGCGATCCAAAATCTCAATTGCTTTACTTTGCGTCTCAGCAGTTAATTTAAGAGCAGAAGCAAATCGTGCGATATAATCTACAGGATTGCTTGGTAAAATAGTAATCCCTAATTCACGAGTGACAAACCGATACGTTCGTCCAATTTCTTTCTTCTCAATACCCGACGCTTCAGAAAGTTCATCAAGCGTTCGTGGAACGTCGTGTCTGCGACAAGCAGCGTAAAGAGCTCCTGCGACAACACTTTCCATACTTCGACCACGAACCAATCCACGTTGAACAGCGTGCGTATAAATTCGCGCGGATTCTTCTTCAACGCTTTCAGGCAGTTTCAAGAATGAACTCACTCGTTTTAATTCTGCAAGTGCTAATTTCAGGTTTCGTTCGATTGCAGTGCTGATTCTGTACTGCCATTTACGAAGTCTATAAAATTTATTTCTCTCGCGACTCCCAAGCTGATAAAGATCAGCTTTTCGTCCAACTTCAGTTCCTAATCCTCTATCATATTGGGTATACGTCATTGGCGCGCCAGTTCGTCTTCGTTTGTCAGCGCCATCACTGTCAAATTCACGCCATTCTTGACCGAAGTCAACCATCTTTTCTTCAACAACAAGACCGCAGTCTTTACAGATGATTTCTCCTTTTTCTTTGTTCCAGAATAAATTGACGCCAGCGCATTCTGGGCATTTTTTAACGAATTGAGCCATGGTTTTCCCCCGAGATTTTATGCAGAATGAGACAGTCTCATCACAAACAGCATAAGTGTTATTCTGACTTACATTCCCCAACGCAAGTTAAATTTATAAATAGTAGAGGGTCAGAATTTATAAACTTTCCGGTAACTTTTCAAAGAATTCGACGAGAAGAAAAAAAGAAGAAAGAAAAAATCTTACTTCAATTTAGCTGCTGTTTCTTTAGAAACAACGCGCCAGCATTCATGCGGTCCGCATTCGGATTTAGCGACAATAAAGTTTCGTCCGCTTTTGGTAACGAGTCTGTATTTGTCTGTCTTAAATTTCTTTTTGCTTTTCACGTCATAAAATTCTTGTGCTTGTGGCATAGGGTACACCTCGGTTTTTTGATTGATTAAAGGAAAATGACGAATAACTCGCCGATAATTCTCCTTCCAGCTTCTTCACGGGCAAAAGGGCTATAAAAACATTGCGGTTGCACACTGCTTTACACAGGAAAAAACAATAATTTTCCAAGAAGTTCATTTCTTAATAGTAACACATATTTAAATAGAAGTAAGGACCAAAAACAAAGCATGGGGAGTACAGTTCTACAAAACGAAGCAGAATACAGAGAAGTCCATCACTGGATGACGAAGAAAGTTATAACTATAAGCAGGAAAGAAAACCTGTTACACGCAGCAAAAAAGATGGCAAAAAATAATATCAGCAGTTTGGTCGTTGAAGAAAATAACAAACCTATTGGAATCATAACAGAACGAGATTATCTAAAGAAAGTAGTCCTTGAGGAAAAAGAGCCGCACAAACATCTCGTCGAAGAAGTCATGACACTAAGTGTCCGATTCCTTCCAGAGGACGCGGATATCATCAGCGC encodes the following:
- a CDS encoding Bro-N domain-containing protein, yielding MEQKSLVLFENKQIRRAWYNAKWWFVIEDVISVLTDSKDPKGYIKDMRRRDEILSQGWGQIATPLSFPTAGGVQNINCASTEGIFRIIQSIPSPKAEPFKQWLAKVGYERVQEIENPELSMERMKDVYRLKGYSDEWIEKRTRGIAVRQELTDEWKARGAQENKDFAILTNEISKATFGKTVEEYKEHKNLSKQNLRDHMDDMELILTMLGEATTTRLTKERDSEKLPALKKDAKDGGDVAGATRKDIEKRIGKSIVSSDNYLETPEKVKRLEK
- a CDS encoding transcription initiation factor IIB, which gives rise to MAQFVKKCPECAGVNLFWNKEKGEIICKDCGLVVEEKMVDFGQEWREFDSDGADKRRRTGAPMTYTQYDRGLGTEVGRKADLYQLGSRERNKFYRLRKWQYRISTAIERNLKLALAELKRVSSFLKLPESVEEESARIYTHAVQRGLVRGRSMESVVAGALYAACRRHDVPRTLDELSEASGIEKKEIGRTYRFVTRELGITILPSNPVDYIARFASALKLTAETQSKAIEILDRAQKCELTSGRGPTGIAAAALYVSALVHGEKRTQREVADVAGVTEVTIRNRYKELLDELDLEKEIKKTKKKKK
- a CDS encoding DEAD/DEAH box helicase, which gives rise to MTFQQLHLIEPLQKALAKQGYTTPTPIQLKSIPDLLAGKDLIGIAQTGTGKTAAFVLPILQRMTEKYPRVVRVLVLAPTRELAAQIGESFTAYGQFLRFKHTVIFGGVGQGPQVNAISRGVDIIVATPGRLLDLMNQCEVSLKDIEFFVLDEADRMLDMGFIHDIKKIIAKLPPRRQSLFFSATMSPQVTQLAHQLLTNPVRVEVAPQATTAERIKQCVFFVDTTVKEKLLLELLLQKHLTRVLVFTRTKHRANKVAAYLCSHNIETFAIHGNKSQGARTLALANFKSGRTKVLVATDIAARGIDIDDISHVINFELPNGPENYVHRIGRTARAGAGGTAYSFCAADERDYLRDIERLIRLKVEVMPHPYHSDHAQNASGVIARPPPQQQRGRSRRSRSQQGSRFRR
- a CDS encoding CBS domain-containing protein, which produces MGSTVLQNEAEYREVHHWMTKKVITISRKENLLHAAKKMAKNNISSLVVEENNKPIGIITERDYLKKVVLEEKEPHKHLVEEVMTLSVRFLPEDADIISAFALMKKYHIRRFPVINRNGELTGILTQKDLLEGMAHIIQRLDWKLVRTKIAFSEFTKHLDDVDVI
- a CDS encoding ORF6N domain-containing protein; this translates as MAKEINLALSSTDKIKNKIYTLRGMQVMLDADLAVLYNVETKQINRAVKRNSERFPNDFMFQISLKEFDTLKSQVVTSNTKDLRFQFGTSRLEYGGRRYLPYAFTEQGVAMLSGVLRSGTAIKVSIQIMSTFVAMRRFISSNAQIFHRLDVVETKQIEHDKKFDDIFDALQSRDIKPEKGIFFDGQIFDSYKFVSDIMRNAHISIVLIDNYIDDSVLTLFSKRNKNVAVTIFTKEIPKQLSLDLAKYNLQYPFVEVKEFTQSHDRFLIIDNKEVYHFGASLKDLGKKWFAFSRFDKEAFKLLDKLGLK
- a CDS encoding methyltransferase; this encodes MRTKETFILYEPAEDSFLIQKHIKEYAKGTVLEIGTGSGILAETAAQCANVQTVLAVDVQKGVIDHCKKIIKKEKITFKQGDLFSNIKADKFDCIIFNPPYLPTNPRAPDITLDAGKKGYELIERFLAAVNNYLAPDGTVLLLFSSFSKKHIIDEIIKKNLFEAKEIDQQHISFETLYVYAITKSALLKELEKHKITDVHYFAKGKRGLVYKGVYKRKAVVVKIQRPDAITLSTVQFEATWLKKLNPHHIGPTLFFATETFLVMELIEGYLFEEFIQTHQKKDILSMIKKLLQQMYLLDSLGINKYEMNHPDKHIIIRKGIPIMIDFERCRHTEDPKNITQVVQFITATRITLLLEKKGIHVDKKGMQDAARGYKLNRNKKNYNTIITFIR
- a CDS encoding cyclase family protein, yielding MKYLDLTMPIDEKTPTFPGDPPIKIKRENVKEHTYGKTFLEIHTHVSTHIDAPSHMIENGKTLSDFSINKFIGEAIVIDVRGQKNIESDLSKVKKHDIVFFLTSHADKACASDYFENNPVITEKTAQQLVEKGISIVGLDSFTPDNEPYDVHKIFLKRDILIVENLSHLEKLSGQRFTCFILPMKITDADGAPCRVVAAVN
- a CDS encoding virulence RhuM family protein, with product MTKDLAIRNSTAEFLIFTAQSGEDSIEVKYAEETLWLSQKMMAKLFDVTVPTINEHLKNIYESKELNEKSTIRKFRIVQNEANRSVQREVDFYNLDAIISLGYRVNSQRATQFRIWATRIIKEFAIKGYVLDKKRLENGNYLNKNYFDELLAEIREIRLSERNFYQKITDLYATSLDYNKNAETTREFFAKVQNKLHYAIHKHTAPELIVKRADSKKDYMGLTSWRNSPKGRILKTDVSIAKNYLTKKELESLGRIVSAYLDLAEERAKRKIPMTMEDWSKRLDLFLEFDEREILKSAGEITAEIAKQHAESEFEKYRIVQDNLFESDFDKVTKKLLEQKD